In one window of Palaemon carinicauda isolate YSFRI2023 unplaced genomic scaffold, ASM3689809v2 scaffold500, whole genome shotgun sequence DNA:
- the LOC137637040 gene encoding uncharacterized protein — protein sequence MPGGHTSRDNIIRIIECYKLGLIATEISVQVNVKCRTVSNIIAKYKAGGEKEIPVHTHGGGLLKKQSPRALRFIKSKLEANPTLTAKQLKESFPNVLGETRVRTIQKRISGDLGFKKVKAKKKPLVTEKQRKARVVFCKKVKVWPIEGLRKVLFTDEATFYTSDPAEEFEKTGTEILQQHGAPCHTAKIIKQGLGDCKVEYIKDWPGNSPDLSPIKNLWPIIKENLRNKDISTVPKPKLEEALKECWAALNPQICRNLIDSIPKRVSEVIKRKGLPTKYQNNNC from the exons ATGCCTGGGGGCCATACCAGTAGAGATAATATTATTAGGATAATTGAGTGTTATAAGTTAGGCCTTATTGCAACTGAAATAAGTGTTCAAGTGAATGTGAAATGCCGTACAGTGTCGAATATCATTGCCAAATACAAAGCGGGTGGGGAGAAGGAAATCCCTGTGCACACGCATGGCGGCGGCCTCCTCAAGAAACAGTCCCCACGTGCCCTgagatttataaaaagtaaattagaAGCTAATCCTACGTTAACAgcaaaacaattaaaagaaagttTTCCAAATGTGCTAGGTGAAACGAGGGTAAGAACAATTCAGAAACGTATTAGTGGCGATCTGGGATTCAAGAAGGTGAAGGCAAAGAAGAAACCTTTAgtgactgagaaacaaaggaaggcaaGGGTTGTGTTCTGTAAGAAGGTTAAGGTGTGGCCGATAGAGGGATTGAGGAAGGTATTGTTTACAGACGAGGCCACGTTTTATACTTCTGACCCCGCAG AAGAATTTGAAAAGACTGGCACTGAAATCCTTCAGCAACATGGTGCCCCTTGCCACACTGCTAAAATTATTAAGCAGGGGTTGGGGGATTGTAAAGTTGAATACATTAAAGACTGGCCTGGCAACTCTCCTGACTTATCTCCCATAAAAAATCTTTGGccgataataaaagaaaatctcaGGAACAAAGACATATCGACGGTGCCAAAGCCAAAGCTTGAGGAAGCCCTGAAGGAGTGTTGGGCTGCCCTTAACCCCCAAATTTGCAGGAACCTTATTGATAGCATACCCAAAAGGGTCTCTGAGGTTATCAAGAGGAAAGGACTGCCCACCAAATATCAAAACAACAATTGTTGA